The Thermoproteota archaeon genome includes a window with the following:
- a CDS encoding macro domain-containing protein — translation MIERIISQKTLRLIKDDITTRNVDVIVNPANSLLKHGGGVAKAIVTKGGKIIQEESNKIGFVPVGTSAITSSGDLPCFAVIHSVGPKMGEGNEDSKLRMAVHSALKLASEKNFSSISIPAISSGIFGFPKDRCAHIIVEEIKNFIKGNNDSPLNIFEMCVFDDETFVYFQKEISKPYP, via the coding sequence TTGATTGAGCGAATAATTTCACAAAAAACCCTACGTTTGATAAAAGACGATATTACAACTAGGAATGTTGATGTGATTGTAAATCCTGCAAATTCTTTGCTAAAGCATGGTGGAGGTGTTGCAAAAGCAATTGTCACCAAAGGTGGAAAAATAATTCAAGAGGAGAGCAACAAGATTGGTTTTGTCCCTGTTGGTACATCTGCAATTACTTCATCTGGAGATCTTCCATGTTTTGCAGTCATTCACTCTGTGGGCCCAAAGATGGGCGAGGGTAATGAAGATTCTAAATTAAGAATGGCTGTTCATAGTGCACTAAAACTAGCTTCTGAAAAGAATTTTTCAAGCATTTCCATTCCTGCCATAAGCTCAGGAATATTTGGTTTTCCAAAAGACAGATGTGCCCACATCATTGTTGAAGAAATTAAAAATTTCATTAAAGGAAATAATGATTCACCGTTGAATATTTTTGAAATGTGTGTTTTTGATGATGAAACGTTTGTCTATTTTCAAAAAGAGATAAGCAAGCCATACCCGTAG